Proteins from a single region of Acidovorax sp. NCPPB 3576:
- a CDS encoding GNAT family N-acetyltransferase, which translates to MTSPAFTWHPVAEADFEPMLALRTAAMRESLERVGRYTPERSRERLRAAFTPEHMRHLVAPDGRRMGFVTVLSEGDRTLRLQHLYLHPDWQGAGVGAAVLAQVQDRARREGAVLRVTALQRSDANRFYQRHGFVQTGEEDVDVHYEWRPEGRAE; encoded by the coding sequence TTGACCTCTCCTGCGTTCACCTGGCATCCGGTGGCTGAAGCGGACTTCGAGCCCATGCTGGCGCTGCGCACCGCGGCCATGCGCGAAAGCCTGGAGCGCGTGGGCCGCTACACGCCCGAGCGTTCGCGCGAGCGGCTGCGCGCGGCTTTCACCCCCGAACACATGCGGCACCTGGTCGCACCCGACGGGCGGCGCATGGGCTTCGTCACCGTGCTGTCCGAGGGCGACCGGACGCTGCGGCTGCAGCACCTGTACCTGCACCCCGACTGGCAGGGCGCCGGCGTGGGTGCGGCCGTGCTGGCCCAGGTGCAGGACCGGGCGCGCCGCGAAGGGGCCGTGCTGCGCGTGACCGCGCTGCAGCGCAGCGATGCCAACCGCTTCTACCAGCGCCACGGCTTCGTGCAGACCGGCGAGGAAGACGTGGACGTGCACTACGAGTGGCGGCCCGAAGGGCGGGCCGAATGA
- a CDS encoding acetyl-CoA carboxylase biotin carboxylase subunit: MFTKILIANRGEIACRVIATAKKMGIATVAVYSDADKEARHVKLADEAVHIGAAPSRESYLQADRIIAACKQTGAQAVHPGYGFLSENEAFAKRVEEEGIVFIGPKHHSIAAMGDKIASKKLANEAKVSTIPGWNDAIESAERAVEIARDIGYPVMIKASAGGGGKGLRVAYNDKEALEGFTSCRNEARNSFGDDRIFIEKFVQEPRHIEIQVLGDSQGNVIYLNERECSIQRRHQKVIEEAPSPFISDATRKAMGEQAVALAKAVNYQSAGTVEFVVGKDQDFYFLEMNTRLQVEHPVTECITGLDLVELMIRVAAGEPLPLTQADVKRDGWAIECRINAEDPFRNFLPSTGRLVRFQPPEESMFQADTTKKLGVRVDTGVYEGGEIPMYYDSMIAKLIVHGQDRDDAIHKMRAALNGFVIRGVGSNIPFQAALLAHPRFVAGDFNTGFIAENYSQGFAAQDVPHDDPLFLVALAAYMNRRYRARASGISGQLAGHHVKVGEQFVVVVMGHEGRNEHHAVSVTDFQDKSGSSAVSVGGNSYQISSAATLGQIRVQGQCNGAGFTAQVERGTPRSPLALRIAHNGTQIDAIVLSPLGARLHQLMPYKAPPDLSKFLLSPMPGLLVDVAVQPGQAVQAGEKLAVIEAMKMENILFATQDGIVGKVVAGKGESLAVDQVILEFQ; this comes from the coding sequence ATGTTCACCAAAATCCTGATCGCCAACCGGGGCGAAATCGCGTGCCGGGTCATCGCCACCGCCAAGAAGATGGGCATCGCCACCGTGGCGGTGTATTCCGATGCCGACAAGGAAGCGCGCCACGTCAAGCTGGCCGACGAGGCCGTGCACATCGGGGCGGCGCCCAGCCGCGAGAGCTACCTGCAGGCCGACCGCATCATCGCGGCCTGCAAGCAGACCGGCGCGCAGGCCGTGCACCCGGGCTACGGTTTTCTGTCGGAGAACGAAGCCTTCGCCAAGCGCGTGGAGGAGGAGGGCATCGTCTTCATCGGCCCCAAGCACCATTCCATCGCGGCCATGGGCGACAAGATCGCCTCCAAGAAACTGGCGAACGAGGCGAAGGTCAGCACTATTCCCGGCTGGAACGACGCCATCGAGTCGGCCGAGCGCGCGGTGGAGATCGCCCGGGACATCGGCTATCCCGTGATGATCAAGGCGTCCGCCGGTGGCGGCGGCAAGGGCCTGCGCGTGGCGTACAACGACAAGGAGGCCCTGGAGGGCTTCACCTCATGCCGCAACGAGGCGCGCAACAGCTTCGGCGACGACCGCATCTTCATCGAGAAGTTCGTGCAGGAGCCGCGCCACATCGAGATCCAGGTGCTGGGCGACAGCCAGGGCAACGTGATCTACCTGAACGAGCGCGAATGCTCCATCCAGCGCCGCCACCAGAAGGTGATCGAGGAGGCGCCATCGCCCTTCATCTCCGACGCGACGCGCAAGGCGATGGGCGAGCAGGCCGTGGCCCTGGCCAAGGCGGTGAACTATCAGAGCGCCGGCACGGTGGAGTTCGTGGTCGGCAAGGACCAGGACTTCTATTTCCTGGAGATGAACACGCGCCTGCAGGTGGAGCATCCGGTGACGGAATGCATCACCGGCCTGGACCTGGTCGAGCTGATGATCCGCGTGGCTGCGGGCGAGCCGTTGCCGCTCACGCAAGCGGATGTCAAACGCGATGGCTGGGCCATCGAGTGCCGCATCAACGCCGAAGACCCGTTCCGCAACTTTCTGCCCTCCACCGGCCGCCTGGTGCGCTTTCAGCCGCCGGAGGAGTCGATGTTCCAGGCCGACACCACGAAAAAGCTGGGCGTTCGGGTGGACACGGGCGTGTACGAGGGCGGCGAGATCCCGATGTACTACGACTCGATGATCGCCAAGCTCATCGTGCACGGCCAGGACCGGGACGATGCCATCCACAAGATGCGTGCGGCGCTCAACGGGTTCGTGATCCGCGGCGTGGGCAGCAACATCCCGTTCCAGGCCGCGCTGCTGGCCCACCCGCGTTTCGTGGCGGGCGATTTCAACACCGGCTTCATCGCCGAGAACTACAGCCAGGGCTTTGCCGCGCAGGACGTGCCGCACGACGATCCGCTCTTTCTCGTGGCGCTGGCGGCCTACATGAACCGGCGCTATCGCGCGCGCGCCTCGGGCATCAGCGGGCAACTGGCCGGCCACCACGTGAAGGTGGGCGAGCAGTTCGTCGTGGTGGTGATGGGCCACGAAGGCCGCAACGAGCACCATGCGGTGTCGGTGACGGACTTTCAAGACAAATCGGGCTCCAGCGCCGTATCGGTGGGCGGCAACAGCTATCAGATCAGTAGCGCCGCCACCCTGGGACAGATCCGCGTGCAGGGACAGTGCAACGGCGCGGGCTTCACCGCACAGGTCGAGCGCGGCACGCCGCGCAGTCCGCTGGCGCTGCGCATCGCGCACAACGGCACGCAGATCGATGCGATCGTGCTGTCCCCGCTGGGCGCGCGCCTGCACCAGTTGATGCCCTACAAGGCGCCGCCGGACCTGAGCAAGTTCCTGCTGTCGCCCATGCCCGGGCTGCTGGTCGATGTGGCGGTGCAACCCGGTCAGGCGGTGCAGGCTGGCGAGAAGCTCGCGGTGATCGAGGCCATGAAGATGGAGAACATCCTGTTCGCCACCCAGGACGGCATCGTGGGCAAGGTGGTCGCCGGCAAGGGCGAATCGCTGGCGGTGGACCAGGTGATCCTGGAATTCCAATGA
- a CDS encoding NYN domain-containing protein, whose protein sequence is MAQAREHSAVSDGKPMKTVWIVDGAYLFNYGKGRPFDYLKLKNEITRLNGGPIHESYYLNSATDPSTDAQNAFHSWIKTAPPIGPKFRVQLYKLKKMHMNCPNCGHSFDRWVQKGVDVGIATLIIKLAAQNVYDRLILSAGDGDFEDAISYVKSELHKEVWVSGSTANLSPDLQSYSDNVLWMEDMSPAIDRNS, encoded by the coding sequence GTGGCGCAAGCACGGGAACATTCCGCTGTGAGCGACGGCAAGCCGATGAAAACCGTCTGGATCGTCGATGGCGCGTACCTGTTCAACTATGGCAAGGGCCGACCCTTCGACTACCTCAAGCTCAAGAACGAGATCACCCGGTTGAACGGCGGGCCGATCCACGAGAGCTACTACCTGAACTCGGCGACCGACCCATCGACGGACGCCCAGAACGCGTTCCACTCCTGGATCAAGACCGCACCGCCCATCGGGCCGAAATTCCGCGTGCAGCTCTACAAGCTAAAGAAGATGCACATGAACTGCCCCAACTGCGGCCATTCGTTCGACCGCTGGGTGCAAAAGGGCGTGGACGTGGGCATTGCCACGCTGATCATCAAGCTGGCGGCGCAGAACGTGTACGACCGGCTGATTCTTTCGGCTGGCGACGGAGATTTCGAAGACGCCATTTCGTATGTGAAGTCCGAGCTGCACAAAGAGGTGTGGGTGTCGGGCTCCACGGCCAACCTGTCGCCCGACCTGCAGTCGTACTCCGACAACGTGCTGTGGATGGAAGACATGAGCCCGGCCATCGATCGCAATTCCTGA
- a CDS encoding acyl-CoA carboxylase subunit beta, with translation MQDILEQLEQKRQLARQGGGQKRIDAQHKKGKLTARERIELLLDDGTFEEWDMFVEHRCTDFGMEGQKIPGDGVVTGYGMINGRLVFVFSQDFTVFGGALSETHAEKICKVMDQAMKVGAPVIGLNDSGGARIQEGVASLGGYADVFQKNVLASGVIPQISMIMGPCAGGAVYSPAMTDFIFMVKDSSYMFVTGPEVVKTVTHEEVTAEELGGAGTHTTRSGVADMAFENDVEALMMLRRLYNYLPLNNREKPPVRPSNDPADRMDMSLDTLVPENPNKPYDMKELIAKVVDDGDFFELQPDYAKNIVIGLARMEGQTVGIVANQPLVLAGCLDIKSSIKAARFVRFCDAFNIPVVTFVDVPGFMPGTAQEYGGIIKHGAKLLYAYAECTVPKITVITRKAYGGAYDVMSSKHLRGDVNLAWPHAEIAVMGAKGAVEIIFREDKNDPAKLAAREAEYKKRFANPFVASARGFIDDVILPHETRKRICRSLVMLQGKKLENPWRKHGNIPL, from the coding sequence ATGCAAGACATCCTCGAACAACTGGAGCAAAAGCGCCAACTCGCCCGCCAGGGCGGCGGACAAAAGCGCATCGACGCGCAGCACAAGAAGGGCAAGCTCACCGCGCGCGAGCGCATCGAACTGCTGCTGGACGACGGCACGTTCGAGGAATGGGACATGTTCGTGGAGCACCGCTGCACCGACTTCGGCATGGAAGGCCAGAAGATCCCCGGCGACGGCGTGGTGACCGGCTACGGCATGATCAACGGCCGCCTGGTCTTTGTCTTCAGCCAGGACTTCACCGTGTTCGGCGGCGCGCTGTCGGAAACGCATGCCGAGAAGATCTGCAAGGTCATGGACCAGGCCATGAAGGTGGGCGCGCCCGTCATCGGACTCAACGATTCGGGCGGCGCGCGCATCCAGGAGGGCGTGGCATCGCTCGGCGGCTATGCCGACGTGTTCCAGAAGAACGTGCTGGCCAGCGGCGTCATTCCGCAGATCAGCATGATCATGGGCCCCTGCGCCGGCGGCGCCGTGTACTCGCCCGCCATGACCGACTTCATCTTCATGGTCAAGGACAGCAGCTACATGTTCGTGACCGGCCCCGAGGTGGTCAAGACCGTCACGCACGAGGAAGTCACGGCCGAGGAGCTGGGCGGCGCCGGCACCCACACCACCCGCAGCGGCGTGGCCGACATGGCGTTCGAGAACGACGTCGAAGCGCTGATGATGCTGCGCCGCCTGTACAACTACCTGCCGCTCAACAACCGCGAAAAGCCGCCCGTGCGCCCGAGCAACGATCCGGCCGACCGCATGGACATGAGCCTGGACACCCTCGTGCCCGAGAACCCCAACAAGCCCTACGACATGAAGGAGCTGATCGCCAAGGTGGTGGACGACGGCGACTTCTTCGAGCTGCAGCCCGACTATGCGAAGAACATCGTCATCGGCCTGGCGCGCATGGAAGGGCAGACCGTGGGCATCGTCGCCAACCAGCCGCTGGTGCTGGCCGGCTGCCTGGACATCAAGAGCAGCATCAAGGCCGCGCGCTTCGTGCGGTTCTGCGACGCGTTCAACATTCCCGTGGTCACCTTCGTGGACGTGCCCGGCTTCATGCCCGGCACGGCCCAGGAGTACGGCGGCATCATCAAGCACGGCGCCAAGCTGCTGTATGCGTATGCCGAGTGCACCGTGCCCAAGATCACCGTCATCACCCGCAAAGCGTATGGCGGCGCGTATGACGTGATGAGCTCCAAGCACCTGCGCGGCGACGTCAACCTCGCCTGGCCCCACGCCGAGATCGCCGTGATGGGCGCCAAGGGCGCGGTGGAGATCATCTTCCGCGAAGACAAGAACGACCCCGCCAAGCTCGCCGCCCGCGAGGCCGAGTACAAAAAACGTTTTGCCAACCCGTTCGTCGCCAGCGCCCGCGGCTTCATCGACGACGTGATCCTGCCGCACGAGACGCGCAAGCGCATCTGCCGCAGCCTGGTGATGCTGCAGGGCAAGAAACTGGAGAACCCGTGGCGCAAGCACGGGAACATTCCGCTGTGA
- a CDS encoding VOC family protein, protein MANPITARPFKVLGIQQVAIGGTDKERMKALWVDMLGLEQTGTFRSERENVDEDILAMGRGAHAVEVDLMQPLDEDKKPAVHTTPLNHIGLWIDDLPRAVEWLAAQGVRFAPGGIRKGAAGHDITFLHPKSSAEFPIAGEGVLIELVQAPADVIAALG, encoded by the coding sequence ATGGCAAACCCCATCACCGCACGCCCGTTCAAGGTCCTCGGCATCCAGCAAGTCGCCATCGGCGGCACCGACAAGGAGCGCATGAAGGCGCTGTGGGTGGACATGCTGGGCCTGGAGCAAACCGGCACCTTCCGCAGCGAGCGCGAGAACGTCGATGAAGACATCCTGGCCATGGGCCGGGGCGCGCATGCGGTGGAGGTGGACCTGATGCAGCCGCTGGACGAGGACAAGAAGCCAGCCGTGCACACCACGCCGCTCAACCACATCGGCCTGTGGATCGACGATCTGCCCCGGGCGGTGGAATGGCTCGCGGCGCAGGGCGTGCGCTTCGCACCGGGCGGCATTCGCAAGGGCGCGGCGGGGCACGACATCACCTTCCTGCACCCCAAATCCAGCGCGGAGTTTCCGATTGCGGGAGAAGGCGTGCTCATCGAGCTGGTTCAGGCCCCCGCGGACGTGATTGCGGCGCTGGGTTGA
- the meaB gene encoding methylmalonyl Co-A mutase-associated GTPase MeaB gives MSKAITLLESTRADHRAQGDELLTALLPHTGQSFRLGISGVPGVGKSTFIEVLGLHLIGLGHRVAVLTIDPSSTVSGGSILGDKTRMEHLSMHEKAYIRPSPSSGTLGGVAEKTREAMLVCEAAGYDIVMVETVGVGQSEIAVAGMTDMFVLLQLPNAGDDLQAIKKGVMEIADLVVINKADIDPHAATRAEAQITSSLRLLSQHGNPERSLGHPRHAPAAGHGEAQVESPAEPLAPPDTAPWQPKVLQISALQGKGIDAFWAAVSQFRRLQTANGRLARRREKQSLAWMWERIEAGLRHAFRQHPEVRALLPTLQADVAAGRIAASTAARNLLAAQEKSRHAAIK, from the coding sequence ATGTCCAAGGCGATCACGCTGCTTGAATCGACCCGTGCCGACCACCGTGCGCAGGGCGACGAGCTGCTCACCGCCTTGCTGCCGCACACCGGCCAGTCGTTTCGCCTCGGCATCAGCGGCGTGCCGGGCGTGGGCAAATCCACCTTCATCGAAGTGCTGGGCCTGCACCTGATCGGCCTGGGCCACCGCGTGGCCGTGCTCACCATCGACCCGTCCTCCACCGTGTCGGGCGGCTCCATCCTGGGCGACAAGACCCGCATGGAACACCTGTCCATGCACGAGAAGGCCTATATCCGACCCAGCCCGTCCAGCGGCACCCTGGGCGGCGTGGCCGAGAAGACGCGCGAGGCGATGCTGGTGTGCGAAGCAGCAGGCTACGACATCGTCATGGTCGAAACCGTCGGCGTGGGCCAGAGCGAGATCGCCGTGGCCGGCATGACCGACATGTTCGTGCTGCTGCAGCTGCCCAACGCGGGCGACGACCTGCAGGCCATCAAGAAAGGCGTGATGGAGATCGCCGATCTGGTCGTCATCAACAAGGCCGACATCGACCCGCACGCCGCCACCCGCGCCGAGGCGCAGATCACTTCCAGCCTGCGGCTGCTGAGCCAGCACGGCAACCCCGAGCGCTCGCTGGGCCACCCGCGCCACGCGCCGGCAGCGGGCCACGGCGAAGCGCAGGTTGAAAGTCCAGCCGAACCACTGGCTCCGCCCGACACCGCCCCCTGGCAGCCGAAGGTGCTGCAGATCAGCGCGCTGCAAGGCAAAGGCATCGACGCCTTCTGGGCCGCCGTCAGCCAGTTCCGCCGCCTGCAGACCGCCAACGGCCGGCTTGCCCGCCGCCGCGAAAAGCAATCGCTGGCCTGGATGTGGGAGCGCATCGAGGCGGGCCTTCGGCACGCGTTTCGCCAGCACCCCGAGGTGCGGGCGCTGCTGCCCACGCTGCAGGCGGATGTGGCGGCGGGGCGCATTGCCGCATCCACTGCAGCACGAAATCTGCTCGCAGCACAAGAAAAATCCCGGCATGCTGCTATTAAATAA
- the bioB gene encoding biotin synthase BioB produces the protein MPTTAIPTPSAAAQAVQLHRRPPAAIQPAGPWSVEAIQALLDKPFMDLMFQAQSVHREHWPAGDIELATLLSVKTGGCPENCGYCPQSAEFDTGVKAEKLMSVQEVTAAAQAAKDAGATRFCMGAAWRSPKDRDIEKVSELIGAVKGLGMQTCATLGMLESHQAQALKDAGLDYYNHNLDTAPEYYTDVVSTRAYQDRLDTLQHVRGAGISVCCGGIVGMGEAPVHRAGLIAQLANLNPYPESVPINSLVRVPGTPLADSEPVDPLDFVRVIAVARITMPKARVRLSAGRQQMGDAVQALCFMAGANSIFYGDKLLVTGNPEGEADVKLLAKLGLKGHRTSRAEADELSLQA, from the coding sequence ATGCCGACCACTGCCATTCCTACACCCTCCGCCGCGGCACAGGCCGTGCAACTGCATCGCCGCCCGCCTGCCGCGATCCAGCCCGCAGGCCCCTGGTCCGTCGAGGCCATCCAGGCGCTGCTGGACAAGCCTTTCATGGACCTGATGTTCCAGGCCCAGAGCGTGCACCGCGAGCACTGGCCCGCCGGTGACATCGAGTTGGCCACGCTGCTGTCGGTGAAGACGGGCGGCTGCCCTGAAAACTGCGGCTACTGCCCGCAGTCTGCCGAGTTCGACACGGGGGTGAAAGCCGAAAAGCTGATGAGCGTGCAAGAGGTGACCGCTGCCGCCCAGGCCGCCAAGGATGCCGGTGCCACCCGCTTTTGCATGGGCGCCGCCTGGCGCTCGCCCAAGGACCGCGATATCGAAAAAGTGAGCGAGCTGATCGGTGCCGTCAAAGGGCTGGGCATGCAGACCTGCGCCACGCTGGGCATGCTCGAATCGCACCAGGCGCAGGCGTTGAAAGACGCCGGGCTCGACTACTACAACCACAACCTGGACACCGCGCCCGAGTACTACACCGACGTGGTCAGCACCCGCGCCTACCAGGACCGGCTGGACACCCTGCAGCACGTGCGCGGCGCCGGCATCAGCGTGTGCTGCGGCGGCATCGTGGGCATGGGCGAGGCGCCGGTGCACCGCGCCGGCCTGATCGCGCAACTGGCCAACCTGAATCCCTACCCCGAGTCAGTGCCCATCAACAGCCTGGTGCGCGTGCCCGGCACCCCGCTGGCCGACAGCGAGCCGGTGGACCCGCTCGACTTCGTGCGGGTGATCGCCGTGGCGCGCATCACCATGCCCAAGGCCCGCGTGCGCCTGTCGGCTGGCCGCCAGCAGATGGGCGATGCCGTGCAGGCGCTGTGCTTCATGGCGGGCGCCAATTCGATCTTCTACGGCGACAAGCTGCTGGTGACGGGCAATCCGGAAGGCGAGGCCGATGTGAAACTGC